A region of the Longimicrobium sp. genome:
CTCCGCGCCCGTCTCCTTGATCGCACCCAGCAGCGAGGGCCAGTCCACGTGGTCCGACAGCACGAATCCCCGGTCCACCGACCGCCGCCGCCGCTGCCCCCGCACCCGCATCCATCCGCTCGCGAACGCGGTGGACGTCGCGCCGAAGCGCCTCATCCACGGCGTGCCCATGGCCGAGGGCGGCGCCACGATCATCGCCCCGCCCCAGACGGTGCCCCGCGGCTCCGCGCCGGCGTACCGGGTTTCGGGGAGCGGAATCCCCATCCGCCGGTAGTCCTCGTTCAGCCGCTCCACCGCGCCGTGGGTGTAGATGGGGCCGATGGATGGATCCAGCCCCGCCAGCAGCCGCTGCGCCTTGCCCAGCGCGTAGCCCATCAGCAGCGACGCGCGGCCGGCCTGCGCGTTGGCGCGCCACCACGCGGTGATCTCGCCGAACACCTCGGCATCCGGCTGCCAGCGGTAGATGGGGAGGCCGAAGGTGCTCTCGGTGATGAAGGTGTGGCAGCGGACGGGCTCGAACGGGGTGCAGGTGGGGTCTGCCTCCGTCTTGTAGTCGCCCGACACCACCCACACCTCGCCCCCGTGCTCCACCCGCACCTGCGCGCTGCCCAGGATGTGGCCCGCCGGGTGAAGGCTGATGCGCACGCCGTTCACGTCGATCGGCAGGCCGTACTCCACCGAGCGGATGCGCGCGCCGGGGCCCAGCCGCGTGCGCAGCACGGCCTCGCCCTCGCGCGAGCCCAGGTACACCCGCGAGCCCCAGCGCGCGTGGTCGCCGTGCGCATGGGTGATCACCGCCCGGTCCACCGGCTGCCACGGGTCGATGAAGAAGTCGCCCGCCTCGCAGTACAGCCCCCGCTCCGTGATCCGCAGCAGCATGGAGTTCCTGGACGCTCGTGATGATTCAGCGCCCAAGTTGCTCACCCCCGGCACGGCTCGCAATGGCCCGGGGCAGGGATGGCCCTCACGGCCATGCGCGGAGCGGCATGAACGCCGCGGCCAGGGAGACCGCGGATTCTACCAGCGTTCCGAACATCACGGGGGCACCCCCCACGACGCCAGGATTTCCCCGGCTCGCGCGGAATCCAGATCGACGATTTCGCCGTGCAGGGGGCTGGCGACGAGTGCCGCGACCAACGCGGCGGGGCGGGCCGGCGGGTGCAGCGCGCCACGCGCGTGGCATTCCCGGTACCAGCGCTGGTCCGGCCCCACCGCCGGCTCGGGGGCGTCTCGCAGCTGCCGCTGGAGCACCGTATCCGTCACACCCGGGTAGATTCCGTTCACCGTCACTCCCGAGCCGGCGAACTCGGCCGCCAGGGCATGGGTCAGCCGGTCCAGGGCGGCCTTGCTGGAAACGTAGGCGCTTCGGTGCGTGGCCTGGAGCCGGTGAGCGAGCCCGGAGGAGACGTTGACGATGCGGCCCCACCCCCCGGCCAGCATCCCGGGAACGCTGCTCCGTGCGCAGAAGTACGCCCCGAA
Encoded here:
- a CDS encoding SDR family oxidoreductase, which translates into the protein MPGSHLPLQGRVALVTGAGRGIGRSIALELARRGAAVGLLARTRAQLEAVAGEIRSNGSHAAIAAADVGRIGEVERALSRIGRALGPVDILVNNAGAMPLGAILDSDPDEWCDAFRVNVFGAYFCARSSVPGMLAGGWGRIVNVSSGLAHRLQATHRSAYVSSKAALDRLTHALAAEFAGSGVTVNGIYPGVTDTVLQRQLRDAPEPAVGPDQRWYRECHARGALHPPARPAALVAALVASPLHGEIVDLDSARAGEILASWGVPP
- a CDS encoding ligase-associated DNA damage response exonuclease — translated: MLLRITERGLYCEAGDFFIDPWQPVDRAVITHAHGDHARWGSRVYLGSREGEAVLRTRLGPGARIRSVEYGLPIDVNGVRISLHPAGHILGSAQVRVEHGGEVWVVSGDYKTEADPTCTPFEPVRCHTFITESTFGLPIYRWQPDAEVFGEITAWWRANAQAGRASLLMGYALGKAQRLLAGLDPSIGPIYTHGAVERLNEDYRRMGIPLPETRYAGAEPRGTVWGGAMIVAPPSAMGTPWMRRFGATSTAFASGWMRVRGQRRRRSVDRGFVLSDHVDWPSLLGAIKETGAECVWVTHGYREPVVRWLRERGWRAQAIASRWEGESDEADVLPDASEGEEPTPGPDPSS